The Carassius gibelio isolate Cgi1373 ecotype wild population from Czech Republic chromosome B22, carGib1.2-hapl.c, whole genome shotgun sequence genome window below encodes:
- the LOC127987854 gene encoding mast cell protease 4-like isoform X1 has protein sequence MMIMISLLLLASLLPHLTFTARVNVGIVNGKEAKPHSRPYMVSLQNHFKHTCGGFLISDEFVMTAAHCWKGYPEILTVVVGAHDFRKSEDSYRVEVKSYISHPHYTFCSRQNDIMLLRLQEKVKPNNYVNWISLPKEGDVSGGTLCSVAGWGRKEINDILSNRLLEANTTTENHEECQRKWESKFLASQMICAHGRGGSCRGDSGGPLVCGNTAVGVTCFGSRIKCNSAVHPNVYTKISAYLPWIHQIIRNIK, from the exons ATGATGATCATGATCTCTCTGCTCCTGCTGGCCTCTCTGCTGCCACACCTGACCTTCACTG ctcgtGTGAATGTGGGTATAGTGAATGGCAAAGAAGCAAAACCCCACTCCAGACCTTACATGGTTTCTCTTCAGAATCATTTTAAACATACCTGTGGTGGATTCCTCATCTCTGATGAGTTTGTCATGACTGCTGCTCATTGCTGGAAAGG ATATCCAGAGATTCTGACGGTTGTGGTTGGTGCTCATGACTTCAGGAAGAGTGAGGATTCATACCGTGTCGAAGTGAAGTCTTACATCTCACATCCACACTATACATTCTGTTCGCGTCAGAATGACATCATGCTTTTGAGG CTACAGGAAAAGGTCAAACCAAATAACTATGTTAACTGGATATCATTACCGAAGGAAGGAGATGTTAGTGGAGGCACTCTCTGTAGTGTTGCAGGCTGGGGAAGAAAGGAGATTAATGACATATTGAGCAATCGGCTACTGGAGGCAAACACGACTACAGAAAACCACGAAGAGTGTCAACGTAAATGGGAATCCAAGTTTTTGGCCTCGCAGATGATCTGTGCACATGGTCGTGGAGGATCCTGCAGA GGAGATTCAGGAGGTCCTTTGGTTTGTGGAAACACTGCAGTTGGTGTGACATGTTTTGGGTCCAGAATAAAATGCAATTCAGCTGTGCATCCTAATGTCTATACTAAGATTTCAGCATATCTTCCATGGATTCACcaaattattagaaatattaagtga
- the LOC127987858 gene encoding complement factor D-like has product MMTIISLLLLASLLPHLTFTAHVGIVNGTEAKPHSRPFMVSLQKNWRHTCGGFLISDRFVMTAAHCWKNETLTAVVGAHELRENEGYVRIGVKSYHIHPDFNMSTLENDIMLLRLEKEVEQNKNVMKISIQTEKDIEADSVCRVAGWGRLNFKGKKIFHLMEAEVKIMNNTECKNKWKDNFSVSEMMCVYGDGGSCSEDGGGPLVCGNTAVGVTSFGDSKICNSRERPEVYIKISPYIPWICSVIANVE; this is encoded by the exons ATGATGACCATCATCTCTCTTCTCCTGCTGGCCTCTCTGCTGCCACACCTGACCTTCACTG CTCATGTGGGTATAGTGAATGGCACAGAAGCAAAACCACACTCCAGACCTTTCATGGTTTCTCTTCAGAAGAACTGGCGACATACTTGTGGTGGATTCCTAATTTCTGATAGATTTGTTATGACCGCTGCGCATTGCTGGAA AAATGAAACCCTAACAGCTGTGGTTGGCGCACATGAGCTAAGAGAGAATGAAGGCTATGTCCGCATTGGTGTGAAGTCTTACCACATCCATCCTGACTTCAACATGAGCACTTTGGAGAACGACATTATGCTTTTGAGG CTAGAGAAAGAAGTCGAACAAAACAAGAATGTCATGAAGATTTCCATACAAACAGAGAAAGACATTGAAGCTGATTCTGTTTGCCGTGTTGCTGGCTGGGGAAGACTGAATTTTAAAGGGAAAAAGATTTTTCATCTCATGGAAGCAGAAGTGAAGATCATGAATAACactgaatgcaaaaataaatggaaagacAATTTCTCAGTCTCAGAGATGATGTGTGTCTATGGAGATGGAGGAAGCTGCAGT gaggatggaggaggTCCTTTGGTTTGTGGAAACACTGCAGTCGGTGTCACTTCCTTTGGTGACTCAAAAATCTGCAATAGTCGTGAAAGACCTGAAGTTTATATAAAGATTTCACCATATATTCCATGGATCTGCTCCGTTATTGCAAATGTTGAGTGA